One part of the Lotus japonicus ecotype B-129 chromosome 2, LjGifu_v1.2 genome encodes these proteins:
- the LOC130738529 gene encoding pentatricopeptide repeat-containing protein At4g19191, mitochondrial-like translates to MSLRPSPRSNFKRPLYLWNLMIRDSTNNGFFTETLKMHSSMQQSGVHGNNFTYPLLLKACANLSSIPHGTMLHGHVLKLGFQGDTFVQTALVDMYSKCSNITSARQVFDEMPQRSVVSWNAMVSAYSRGSWMDKALSLLKEMLVLGFEPSPSTFVSIFSGYSNLDSSGFLLQGISVHCCLVKLGLVCFEVSLANSLMGMYARFRQMDEARKVFDLMDEKSIISWTTIMGGYVKVGDNVEAFKLFNQMQHQSISIDFIMFLTLISGCVEVGQPLLASSVHSLVIKCGVCEDDSIEHLLIHMYAKCDNLTSARRIFDLTAGKNILSWTSMIAGYAQSGHPAEALDLFRRMVRTDIRPDGATLATVLSACADLGSLSKGQEIEEYIYLYGLDLDQQVQTSLLHMYSKCGSIQKAREVFDRVTDKDLTIWTSMINCYAIHGMGNEAINLFHKMTVEERIMPDAIVYTSILLACSHSGLVEDGLKFFKSMHEDFGIAPTVKHYTCLADLLGRVGQLDLAVDAIQGMPLDVQAQAWSCLLSACRIHGNVELGELAAAKLSDLSPGSSGSYVLMANLYTSLGKWKEAHIMRNLIDGKELVKECGRSQVEVKA, encoded by the coding sequence ATGTCACTGCGTCCTTCACCCCGTTCCAACTTCAAAAGACCCCTTTACCTATGGAACTTGATGATTCGAGACTCCACCAATAATGGGTTCTTCACAGAAACCTTAAAGATGCACTCTAGCATGCAACAATCTGGTGTTCATGGCAACAACTTCACCTACCCTTTACTCCTCAAGGCCTGTGCCAACCTCTCTTCCATTCCCCATGGGACAATGCTTCATGGGCATGTCCTTAAACTTGGGTTCCAAGGTGACACCTTTGTTCAAACTGCTCTTGTTGACATGTACTCGAAATGCTCCAATATTACATCTGCACGCCaggtgtttgatgaaatgccGCAGAGAAGTGTTGTGTCGTGGAATGCCATGGTTTCGGCTTATTCTCGTGGGTCTTGGATGGACAAGGCATTGAGCCTCTTGAAAGAAATGTTGGTTCTTGGGTTTGAACCAAGTCCGTCGACATTTGTTTCGATTTTCTCTGGCTATTCCAATTTGGATTCTTCTGGTTTCCTTTTGCAGGGGATTTCAGTGCATTGTTGCTTGGTCAAACTTGGGCTTGTGTGTTTTGAGGTCTCTCTGGCCAACTCACTGATGGGTATGTATGCCCGGTTTCGACAAATGGATGAAGCAAGGAAGGTTTTCGACTTGATGGATGAAAAGTCAATAATCTCTTGGACAACTATTATGGGGGGTTATGTGAAGGTTGGGGACAATGTGGAAGcgtttaaattatttaatcaaaTGCAACATCAAAGTATCAGCATAGACTTCATTATGTTTCTAACTCTTATTTCTGGTTGTGTAGAAGTAGGACAGCCTTTGTTAGCTTCATCTGTTCACTCTCTTGTAATCAAATGCGGGGTCTGTGAGGATGATTCCATTGAACACTTGCTTATACATATGTATGCAAAATGTGATAACCTTACGTCTGCTAGAAGGATTTTTGATCTGACCGCTGGAAAGAACATTTTATCATGGACATCAATGATAGCAGGATATGCCCAATCAGGTCATCCGGCAGAAGCACTTGATCTGTTTAGAAGGATGGTAAGGACAGATATTAGACCGGATGGAGCGACGCTTGCAACTGTTTTATCAGCTTGTGCTGATTTGGGATCACTAAGCAAGGGACAAGAGATTGAGGAGTACATTTATTTATATGGATTGGACTTGGACCAACAAGTCCAAACGTCTCTCCTACACATGTATTCAAAATGTGGAAGCATCCAGAAAGCAAGAGAAGTATTTGATAGGGTGACAGATAAAGATTTAACCATCTGGACTTCCATGATAAATTGTTATGCTATCCATGGGATGGGGAATGAGGCTATCAACCTCTTTCACAAAATGACAGTTGAAGAAAGGATAATGCCAGATGCCATTGTTTATACTAGTATTTTGCTGGCGTGTAGCCATTCGGGATTGGTAGAAGATGGACTTAAGTTCTTCAAAAGTATGCATGAGGATTTTGGAATAGCTCCTACAGTGAAACATTATACTTGTTTGGCAGATCTTCTCGGTCGAGTTGGCCAGCTCGACTTAGCTGTAGATGCAATTCAGGGGATGCCACTGGATGTTCAAGCTCAAGCTTGGAGTTGTTTGCTCAGTGCTTGTAGGATCCATGGCAATGTTGAGCTGGGAGAGCTTGCAGCTGCTAAGTTATCAGACCTGAGTCCAGGAAGCTCTGGAAGTTATGTATTAATGGCTAATTTGTATACCTCTTTGGGCAAGTGGAAGGAGGCACATATTATGAGAAATTTGATAGATGGTAAAGAACTTGTGAAAGAATGTGGCCGGAGCCAGGTCGAGGTCAAGGCGTAG
- the LOC130738530 gene encoding alpha-galactosidase-like: MALPYSFSIWRQRLTMVAGLVLCLLVLLNNATSSSARLLLNRTREIHLHRRNLVDNGLGLTPPMGWNSWNHFECDINEDLIRETADAMVSTGLAAQGYQYINLDDCWGELNRDSEGNLVAKASTFPSGIKALADYVHNKGLKLGIYSDAGTQTCSKRMPGSLGHEEQDAKTFASWGIDYLKYDNCENKNINPKIRYPPMSEALLNSGRRIFFSLCEWGLEDPATWARSVGNSWRTTGDIEDKWDSMISRADLNDKWASYAGPGGWNDPDMLEVGNGGMTTEEYRAHFSIWALAKAPLLIGCDIRSLDHATMELLSNSEVIAVNQDKLGVQGKKVKSESDLEVWAGPLSNNRLAVILWNRSSSKATVTASWSDIGLESGTSVDARDLWEHSTKSSISGEMSAELDSHACKMYVLTPN, translated from the exons ATGGCACTGCCATATTCATTCTCAATTTGGAGGCAGAGGTTAACCATGGTGGCAGGACTTGTTTTGTGCCTCCTTGTGCTCTTGAACAATGCAACCTCTTCATCTGCTCGTTTGTTGTTGAACAGAACCAGAGAAATTCATTTGCATAGGAGGAACCTGGTTGACAATGGACTTGGATTGACACCCCCAATGGG ATGGAATAGCTGGAACCATTTTGAATGTGATATCAACGAAGACTTAATTCGAGAAACAG CTGATGCTATGGTGTCAACTGGCCTTGCTGCTCAAGGGTACCAATATATCAATTTAG ATGATTGTTGGGGCGAACTTAATCGAGACTCAGAg GGCAATTTGGTTGCTAAAGCTTCAACATTCCCTTCAGGAATTAAGGCTCTAGCTGATTATGTACATAACAAAGGATTAAAGTTAGGGATTTATTCTGATGCTGG AACTCAAACATGCAGTAAAAGAATGCCTGGATCACTAGGACATGAAGAGCAAGATGCAAAAACCTTTGCTTCATGG GGAATTGACTACTTGAAGTATGATAATTGTGAGAACAAAAATATAAACCCCAAAATAAG GTACCCACCAATGAGTGAAGCTTTATTAAACTCTGGAAGGCGAATCTTTTTCTctttgtgtgaatg GGGATTAGAAGATCCAGCAACTTGGGCCAGAAGTGTGGGAAATAGCTGGAGAACAACAGGAGATATTGAAGATAAATGGGATAG TATGATATCTAGAGCAGATCTAAATGACAAATGGGCTTCTTATGCAGGACCTGGAGGATGGAATG ATCCTGACATGCTTGAAGTTGGAAATGGAGGCATGACAACAGAAGAATATCGTGCTCATTTCAGCATATGGGCGTTAGCTAAG GCTCCCTTATTGATTGGTTGCGACATTCGATCACTGGATCACGCCACAATGGAGCTGCTAAGCAACAGTGAAGTTATTGCAGTAAACCAAG ACAAACTAGGAGTTCAAGGAAAGAAGGTGAAAAGTGAGAGTGATTTGGAG GTTTGGGCAGGACCTCTCAGTAATAATAGGCTAGCAGTGATCTTATGGAATAGAAGTTCATCGAAAGCAACAGTAACTGCATCCTGGTCTGACATAGGCCTAGAATCAGGAACTTCAGTTGATGCAAGAGATTTATGGGAG CACTCTACAAAATCATCAATTTCTGGAGAAATGTCTGCAGAATTAGACTCACACGCTTGTAAGATGTATGTGCTGACTCCAAACTAA
- the LOC130738528 gene encoding uncharacterized protein LOC130738528 isoform X2 has translation MFLVFVLILFGFLLGVVAVVAAQALGFLWILKRLRCKFERDQAKISSQTQLGSAEIDPHQFFKKEGVIWILEPDKVSKFWLERPPREQKRKKELLEVSPVRKYGKIIDQSLVLTEPDGFHITIQLKGCLVEAVSATSLPSKKWAKKFPIKVETKTSVIYHGSKTLYIYLETSWEKEAWCKALRLASCDQKEKLEWFAQLQEEFHNYLASVNTEYPSLMKPLVGSSVEAVERISKPDGSSSKVRQFLKKLTKRTSRVGVDNKSTWTSLSGREERKSTEKLRACQDAVLATGLMKTAAATNHLKSSMLDNAPSSSSSSTLSHSRTQSQISISSDADVDDKFGMDDGTLCWNLLISRLFFDLKGNAHVKRSVQERIQRTLSNMRTPSYVGEVICTNINMGNVPPYIIGMRVLPIEMSEGSALEVDIEYSGSAVLEIETRLEVRELELQREKEGSNPESSNVGSVSSDLLEGFEYFDMSKSFKNNTTSSTHGSRWKSMLNSVAKQVSQVPLSLGIRIASLRGTLRLQIKPPPSDQLWYGFTFMPDLDFNLESSVGEHKITNSHIALFLINRLKAAVRETMVLPNSESISIPWMLAEKDDWVPRNVAPFIWINQESGNETSTSVDTNNVPSGGVKSSASTLSEGPELKQQKPKRSESYQEPARKSDPLALPPSSASAIILRSSKSSGELTRPLLENDEPRETRDVNELRTPSLQIDDTNETSEETTEDVSVCESPSSSVAMFKPNSSIEQDDSRPKKVGRRERMLDLRKKMSEKFEEKKRHIEEKSRHIVEKMRGP, from the exons ATGTTTCTGGTTTTCGTATTGATTCTCTTTGGGTTTCTTCTTGGGGTTGTGGCGGTTGTGGCCGCTCAAGCTCTTGGATTCTTGTGGATCCTGAAACGGTTGCGTTGCAAATTTGAAAGAGACCAGGCCAAAATCTCTTCACAAACTCAACTGGGTAGTGCTGAAATTGATCCTCAtcaatttttcaaaaaagaG GGTGTGATTTGGATTCTAGAGCCAGACAAGGTTTCAAAATTCTGGTTGGAGAGACCACCAAGAGAgcagaaaaggaaaaaggaacTCTTGGAGGTTTCCCCTGTTAGGAAGTATGGTAAAATCATAGATCAGTCACTTGTTCTCACAGAGCCTGATGGCTTTCACATCACCATTCAGCTCAAGGGATGCCTGGTTGAAGCTGTTTCAGCCACAAGCCTTCCTTCTAAAAAATG GGCAAAAAAGTTTCCTATCAAAGTGGAAACCAAAACATCTGTGATCTACCATGGAAGCAAAACTCTTTACATATATCTTGAGACTTCATGGGAGAAAGAAGCATGGTGCAAGGCCCTCCGTCTCGCTTCATGTgatcaaaaagaaaaacttgAATGGTTTGCCCAGTTGCAAGAAGAGTTTCATAATTATCTCGCATCAGTGAATACCGAATATCCTTCTTTAATGAAACCATTAGTTGGATCAAGTGTAGAGGCAGTAGAGAGGATTAGTAAGCCTGATGGGTCTTCTTCAAAGGTTCGTCAATTTTTGAAAAAACTTACAAAAAGAACTTCCCGAGTTGGTGTGGATAATAAATCAACTTGGACTTCATTGTCAGGCcgtgaagaaagaaagagcactGAAAAACTACGTGCTTGTCAAGACGCAGTTTTAGCCACAGGCTTGATGAAAACTGCTGCAGCAACAAATCATCTGAAAAGTTCCATGTTAGACAATgctccatcatcatcatcatcatcaaccttATCTCATTCAAGAACCCAGAGTCAGATTTCAATCAGTTCTGATGCTGATGTTGATGATAAGTTTGGTATGGATGACGGAACATTATGTTGGAATTTGTTGATTTCCCGACTCTTTTTTGATCTCAAAGGCAATGCGCACGTGAAGAGATCAGTGCAAGAAAGGATTCAG AGGACGCTGTCCAATATGAGAACTCCCAGTTATGTAGGTGAAGTCATCTGTACAAACATCAACATGGGGAATGTTCCACCCTATATCATTGGAATGAGGGTTCTTCCAATTGAAATGAGTGAGGGATCAGCCTTAGAGGTTGACATTGAATATTCTGGAAGTGCAGTGTTAGAGATTGAAACAAGGCTTGAAGTTCGTGAACTAGAACTCCAAAGAGAGAAAGAGGGCTCAAATCCAGAGTCGAGCAATGTTGGGTCTGTTTCGTCAGATCTTCTAGAAGGTTTTGAATATTTTG ACATGTCTAAGAGCTTTAAGAACAATACAACTTCCTCAACTCATGGATCGAGATGGAAGTCTATGTTAAATTCTGTTGCGAAGCAGGTTTCACAG GTTCCTCTCTCTTTGGGTATAAGGATAGCATCCCTCAGAGGGACATTGCGTTTGCAAATAAAGCCACCTCCATCTGATCAACTGTGGTACGGTTTCACATTTATGCCTGATCTGGACTTCAACTTGGAATCATCTGTTGGAGAACACAAGATTACCAATTCGCATATTGCTTTATTCCTGATCAACCGGCTCAAG GCAGCAGTTCGGGAAACTATGGTACTACCAAATAGTGAAAGCATAAGCATTCCATGGATGCTAGCCGAAAAGGATGATTGGGTTCCTCGTAATGTTGCGCCATTCATATGGATCAACCAGGAATCTGGGAACGAGACTTCAACTTCAGTTGATACCAATAATGTACCTTCTGGAGGAGTGAAATCTAGTGCAAGTACCTTAAGTGAAGGTCCAGAGCTCAAACAACAAAAACCAAAGAGAAGCGAATCTTATCAAGAACCAGCTAGGAAATCGGATCCTCTGGCACTTCCACCAAGTTCCGCTAGTGCAATAATATTAAGGAGTAGCAAAAGTTCTGGTGAACTGACAAGACCTTTGCTCGAGAATGACGAACCACGAGAAACTAGAGATGTGAATGAACTAAGAACACCTTCATTACAAATTGACGATACAAATGAAACTAGTGAAGAAACGACGGAGGATGTTTCTGTGTGCGAATCACCTTCCAGCAGTGTGGCGATGTTCAAACCAAATAGTTCAATTGAACAGGATGATTCAAGGCCAAAGAAAGTTGGGAGAAGGGAAAGGATGCTTGATTTGCGAAAGAAGATGAGCGAGAAAtttgaagaaaagaagcgtCACATTGAAGAAAAGAGTAGGCATATTGTTGAGAAGATGAGAGGACCTTGA
- the LOC130738528 gene encoding uncharacterized protein LOC130738528 isoform X1, which yields MFLVFVLILFGFLLGVVAVVAAQALGFLWILKRLRCKFERDQAKISSQTQLGSAEIDPHQFFKKEGVIWILEPDKVSKFWLERPPREQKRKKELLEVSPVRKYGKIIDQSLVLTEPDGFHITIQLKGCLVEAVSATSLPSKKWAKKFPIKVETKTSVIYHGSKTLYIYLETSWEKEAWCKALRLASCDQKEKLEWFAQLQEEFHNYLASVNTEYPSLMKPLVGSSVEAVERISKPDGSSSKVRQFLKKLTKRTSRVGVDNKSTWTSLSGREERKSTEKLRACQDAVLATGLMKTAAATNHLKSSMLDNAPSSSSSSTLSHSRTQSQISISSDADVDDKFGMDDGTLCWNLLISRLFFDLKGNAHVKRSVQERIQRTLSNMRTPSYVGEVICTNINMGNVPPYIIGMRVLPIEMSEGSALEVDIEYSGSAVLEIETRLEVRELELQREKEGSNPESSNVGSVSSDLLEGFEYFGKQLNLAEGMNDLNEPKEDGVWNTDMSKSFKNNTTSSTHGSRWKSMLNSVAKQVSQVPLSLGIRIASLRGTLRLQIKPPPSDQLWYGFTFMPDLDFNLESSVGEHKITNSHIALFLINRLKAAVRETMVLPNSESISIPWMLAEKDDWVPRNVAPFIWINQESGNETSTSVDTNNVPSGGVKSSASTLSEGPELKQQKPKRSESYQEPARKSDPLALPPSSASAIILRSSKSSGELTRPLLENDEPRETRDVNELRTPSLQIDDTNETSEETTEDVSVCESPSSSVAMFKPNSSIEQDDSRPKKVGRRERMLDLRKKMSEKFEEKKRHIEEKSRHIVEKMRGP from the exons ATGTTTCTGGTTTTCGTATTGATTCTCTTTGGGTTTCTTCTTGGGGTTGTGGCGGTTGTGGCCGCTCAAGCTCTTGGATTCTTGTGGATCCTGAAACGGTTGCGTTGCAAATTTGAAAGAGACCAGGCCAAAATCTCTTCACAAACTCAACTGGGTAGTGCTGAAATTGATCCTCAtcaatttttcaaaaaagaG GGTGTGATTTGGATTCTAGAGCCAGACAAGGTTTCAAAATTCTGGTTGGAGAGACCACCAAGAGAgcagaaaaggaaaaaggaacTCTTGGAGGTTTCCCCTGTTAGGAAGTATGGTAAAATCATAGATCAGTCACTTGTTCTCACAGAGCCTGATGGCTTTCACATCACCATTCAGCTCAAGGGATGCCTGGTTGAAGCTGTTTCAGCCACAAGCCTTCCTTCTAAAAAATG GGCAAAAAAGTTTCCTATCAAAGTGGAAACCAAAACATCTGTGATCTACCATGGAAGCAAAACTCTTTACATATATCTTGAGACTTCATGGGAGAAAGAAGCATGGTGCAAGGCCCTCCGTCTCGCTTCATGTgatcaaaaagaaaaacttgAATGGTTTGCCCAGTTGCAAGAAGAGTTTCATAATTATCTCGCATCAGTGAATACCGAATATCCTTCTTTAATGAAACCATTAGTTGGATCAAGTGTAGAGGCAGTAGAGAGGATTAGTAAGCCTGATGGGTCTTCTTCAAAGGTTCGTCAATTTTTGAAAAAACTTACAAAAAGAACTTCCCGAGTTGGTGTGGATAATAAATCAACTTGGACTTCATTGTCAGGCcgtgaagaaagaaagagcactGAAAAACTACGTGCTTGTCAAGACGCAGTTTTAGCCACAGGCTTGATGAAAACTGCTGCAGCAACAAATCATCTGAAAAGTTCCATGTTAGACAATgctccatcatcatcatcatcatcaaccttATCTCATTCAAGAACCCAGAGTCAGATTTCAATCAGTTCTGATGCTGATGTTGATGATAAGTTTGGTATGGATGACGGAACATTATGTTGGAATTTGTTGATTTCCCGACTCTTTTTTGATCTCAAAGGCAATGCGCACGTGAAGAGATCAGTGCAAGAAAGGATTCAG AGGACGCTGTCCAATATGAGAACTCCCAGTTATGTAGGTGAAGTCATCTGTACAAACATCAACATGGGGAATGTTCCACCCTATATCATTGGAATGAGGGTTCTTCCAATTGAAATGAGTGAGGGATCAGCCTTAGAGGTTGACATTGAATATTCTGGAAGTGCAGTGTTAGAGATTGAAACAAGGCTTGAAGTTCGTGAACTAGAACTCCAAAGAGAGAAAGAGGGCTCAAATCCAGAGTCGAGCAATGTTGGGTCTGTTTCGTCAGATCTTCTAGAAGGTTTTGAATATTTTGGTAAGCAATTGAATCTTGCTGAAGGAATGAACGATTTAAATGAGCCAAAAGAAGATGGTGTCTGGAACACTG ACATGTCTAAGAGCTTTAAGAACAATACAACTTCCTCAACTCATGGATCGAGATGGAAGTCTATGTTAAATTCTGTTGCGAAGCAGGTTTCACAG GTTCCTCTCTCTTTGGGTATAAGGATAGCATCCCTCAGAGGGACATTGCGTTTGCAAATAAAGCCACCTCCATCTGATCAACTGTGGTACGGTTTCACATTTATGCCTGATCTGGACTTCAACTTGGAATCATCTGTTGGAGAACACAAGATTACCAATTCGCATATTGCTTTATTCCTGATCAACCGGCTCAAG GCAGCAGTTCGGGAAACTATGGTACTACCAAATAGTGAAAGCATAAGCATTCCATGGATGCTAGCCGAAAAGGATGATTGGGTTCCTCGTAATGTTGCGCCATTCATATGGATCAACCAGGAATCTGGGAACGAGACTTCAACTTCAGTTGATACCAATAATGTACCTTCTGGAGGAGTGAAATCTAGTGCAAGTACCTTAAGTGAAGGTCCAGAGCTCAAACAACAAAAACCAAAGAGAAGCGAATCTTATCAAGAACCAGCTAGGAAATCGGATCCTCTGGCACTTCCACCAAGTTCCGCTAGTGCAATAATATTAAGGAGTAGCAAAAGTTCTGGTGAACTGACAAGACCTTTGCTCGAGAATGACGAACCACGAGAAACTAGAGATGTGAATGAACTAAGAACACCTTCATTACAAATTGACGATACAAATGAAACTAGTGAAGAAACGACGGAGGATGTTTCTGTGTGCGAATCACCTTCCAGCAGTGTGGCGATGTTCAAACCAAATAGTTCAATTGAACAGGATGATTCAAGGCCAAAGAAAGTTGGGAGAAGGGAAAGGATGCTTGATTTGCGAAAGAAGATGAGCGAGAAAtttgaagaaaagaagcgtCACATTGAAGAAAAGAGTAGGCATATTGTTGAGAAGATGAGAGGACCTTGA